The genomic interval TCGCCGTGGCCTGCCGACTGCTGGCCAGTGCCATAACCCTGGAGGACCGTCTGGCTGACGGCTCTCTCTCGCGCCGCCGCCAGCCCGTCATGCTCTTCCGCGGACGGGCCATGCGTTTTGAAGCGGTAGGACTCTTGCGCCGTCTCTTCCCGGAGGATTCGGCCTTTTGGCCCCGCTACCTGGCTTACGACAGCGAACTGATCAACTCCTCCCTGGAGGAGGCCCGTTTCGCCTGGGGAGAGCGGCCCTGGAGCGAATACAGCGAAGACTTGGCCAAGCGGCTGATGATCGGAAAAAACGCCCCCGCGCGTATCGTGCCGGCCGGCCTGTCCGAGTTGGCCGGCGATGAAACCCGCTTGCCGGCGCTGATTCGGGCGGTCGACCACTTCAACTTCGCCGTCCAGGTGTTCGACGATCTCGAAGACATCAAGGACGACCTGCGCGAAGGCGTTCCCACCTTGATGAGCCGCCGGGTGCTGCCCAACGGTCCTCCCGCCGGCTTGCAGGGACAAGAACGTGAAGAGTGGCTGGAGCGCCAGGCGCGCCGCATCTATTACGAAGGCCACGCCGCCCGCGTCCTGGGGCAGGGCATCGACTCCCTGGATGCGGCCCTGGCTGAACTGAAGGACGGACCCGGCTTGCAATGGCAGGAGATGGTGGAGACGATGAAGGCCCACTACTCGGCCCTGCTGCAAGACATCCAGCGCATTATCGACAGCAACATCCGCCAGAGCCGGCTCAGGCCTTCGCTGGAAGTCGAGTATCCTTCCAGCGACAACCGCTGGGACCACTTGGCGCACCTGGCTCTGCGCTACATCATCGACCACTGGAAACGGGGCCTGGGAGAAATCGTGCACCACTTTGAACTGTCCTCCCTGGAGCACATGGGAGAGGACTCGGCCATTCAGTCGGGCGACGTCTTTCAAAGGGCCATTCTTTGCGATGCCTTGTGCGACGCCGATCAACTGCTGGGGGGACAACTCGCCGACGCAGTGGACTTCGAGCGCCGCTATCTCGTCAGCCGGCGCCGTCGCGACGGAGTCGGCGGGTGGGCCTATTTTCCCGACTGGCGTTTCATGCCTCCCGACGCCGATACCCTGGGGCAGATCCTGCAGGTGCTGCTGCGTTCGGGAGCCCGCCGGCGCATCGAAGAGCTCTGCGGGGAACCGCTGCGCGTCCTCTTTGAAGAGAACATGAACGAGCAGGGATTGTTCGACACCTGGATCATCCCCGCGGACGGCCGCTCGCCTCTGCAAGAGAAGCAGGCCCAGTTGGCTCGCGGAGACTATTGGGCGGGCGCCGATCCCGAGGTGATGGCCAACATCCTCTATCCACTTTTTCTCTATGACCCGCAGAAATACGGCTGGGCGATTGAAAAAGGCGCAGCCTACATGGAGAGCCGGCAGAAAGAAGACGGCAGTTGGGACAGCAAGTGGTACGACGACCACTATTACGCGGCCTACGTCATCATGCGTTTTCTGAACGTGGCCGCTCCGGCCTCGGCATCGTTGGCGGCCTCGGCGGACTTCTTGCGCCGGTCCCAGCGCGACGACGGCGGCTGGTCCACCCGCGAAAGGGGAGAGAGCGACGCACTGAGCACCGCCCTGGCCCTGCTCGGCTTGAGCCTGGCGCCCCAGCATTCGCGAACCCGCGAGGACGCCCGACGGGCTTGGCGGGCCTGGGGTTTTCTGGAGAGCCAGGTGTGCGGAAGAGGACGATGGCCGGCCTGTCCTTTTCTGGTCACCGTCAGGCCGCTTGAAAGCGGAGAGAGACTGGTGGACATCTATCAAAGCAAACTGATCACTACGGCCTACGTCATGAAGGCGGCCCTGGCTTGGCGAAGCCTCGCTCAGCAACAGCCCGAGCAGGCGACCGAGGCGGGCCAAACGGCCGCCGCCGCCGGCTGAGATCACCGAAAGGAAGAAAGGACCTTCGTTTGGACCTGTCGCAAATCCGCGGATTGGACGAGCCCATCAGGCTGCACGACTCGCAAAGCCGCCCCAAGCAGCTTCTGGAGACCAGCAGCGGGGCCTACGCAGCGGTGTCGCCAGACGTGGTGCGGCTTCTGCGCAAACTGCGGGCGGGGCAGACCTACGCTGAAATCGCCGAAGAGGTGAGCCGCTCCTCGGGAAGCAAGGTAGAAGAAAGCCAGGTGCGGGAAGCAGCCGACAAAGTCTTCCGCCAACTGCGGGCCATTGAGGACAAGGAGGTGGCGCCTCCCGGATTCCTTTTTCGCCTGCCGCTGCTTTCGGCTCCCGTGGTGCGCTCCATTTCTTCCCGCCTGACCTTCCTCTTCCATCCGCTGGTAGCCCTGGCCTGCCTGATGCTGATCGGGGCGGCCCTTTGGGGATCGGTGCAGCCCTACCGTATCCACCAGATCTTCGAGATTCCGATGACCGCTTCCAACTTCTGGAAGGGATTCCTGATTCTGCTGCTGACCATGGTGATCCACGAATTCGGCCACGCCTCGGCCAGCATCCGCTACGGAGCCAAACCCAGCGAGATCGGATTCACTCTCTTTCTCATCTTTCCGGCCTTCTACAGCGACGTGACTTCTAGCTGGGAACTGCCTCGCTTGAGACGGGTCATCGTGGACGTGTCGGGACTCTACTTCCAGCTCATCTGCGGGTCGCTGCTGCTGTTCGCCTATCTCCAGTGGGGATGGGAACCGCTTTGGGTGGCCTGGATCCTCATTTTGGGCAGCGCCCTCTTCATGCTCAACCCGATCCTGCGTTTCGACGGCTACTGGATGATCGCGGACGCCCTGGGAGTCGCCAATCTGCGCGCCCAAACCCGCCGCATCGCCCTTCACCTCTGGAACCGGCTGCGGTCGCGGCCCGTCAAGCCTTTGCCCTGGCCGCCCCACGTCCTGGTGGGGATCTCTCTGTACTCGGCCATGGCGGTGGCCGCCTGGGTCTATTTCCTGACCTTCATCGTGCCCCTGGTGGGAGCCTATCTGGCCAAGTATCCGGAGGTCGTCCTCAAGTTCTGGAACGACCTGATGGGCGACTCCCCGGTGGTGGACATTCAGCCCATCCTGGTTTCGACCTACCTGACTCTGGCCCTGACCCTGCTGACCTACCGGATCATCCGTTGGCTGACAACGACGCTGGTCCAGACGGTACGCGCGCGCTGGATGACCCAAGGGGGAATGGAGAAGGCCTGAACTTACAAAAGGGGGTAACGCAAGTGCGGTTTCTTTTCGCATCCTTGAGCAGTCATGGCTTCCTCTACCCGGCTCTGGGAATGGCGCGGGCACTGGAAAGACGTGGCCATCAGTGCGCCCTGGTGACGGGACGAAGCCTGGAGTCAGAAGCCCGCAAGGCCGAAATCGAGCGGATTCCGCGAGGGGACAAGGACGGGGAGAGTTTCGAAGTCCCCCTGTGGATGAATCCCCTTTCGGTGGCCATGCAGATCCTCCATGTCGAGTATGCCGTCAAACGCTTTCAGCCCGACGTGCTGGTCGGTCAGCAGTTGACCTTGGGACCGATGATCGCTTCTCGAAGGAACGATCTTCCCCTGGCCATCATCGGGCTGATGACCTACCCGTATCCCTACCTGCGCGGCGATGAGGCCCTTTCGCCCGAGTACAAGCACCGGCTCTCCTGGCGGCACGGCGACGTGTTGCAGACTCTCAACGAGGCCCGAGCCACCTTCTCCCTTGCGCCCGAGAGCGCCCAGCCGCACTCGTCGCCCCTCTTGGGCGATCTCTTTCTGCTGCGAAGCCTGCCCGCCCTGGAAGTAAATCCGCAGGGGCTGCCTGAGCACGTACACATGGTCGGCGACTTGCTTTGGCATCCTCCCATCGAGGGCGATTCCGAGTTGGAGGATTGGCTGGGCGCCATCCGTGATCGCCGCTGCGTGTATGTCCAGCATGGGCGCGTCTTCGGATTGCCCGGTTTCTGGAAGGAATTCGTACAGGCCATGCGCAAGAGCGGACTGACGGCGGCGGTGGCGGCCTCGCGCATGGATTTCGATCTGGGAGATTACCCGCAGGACTTCCTGGTTCGGCCCCATCTGCCTCAGCACCTGGTACTGGCCCGCTCCCGCACCGTGGTTTCGAGCGCCAACACCACCGTGACTTTGGGCGCCCTTCGAGCCGGAGTCCCCAGCCTGCAAATCCCTTCCGGCAGCGAACAGCCGGACGTGGCCGAATGCTGCCGCCGCAGGGGGCTTTCGCTGACTCTGGCCGATGATCAGCTCAATCCCCAGGGCCTCAAGGAGGCTCTCCACCGGCTGGGACGAGAGCCGCGCTTCCAAGAGGCCTGCCAGTCCATGAGCCGCGAAATGTCCGCCTACCAGGGACGGCGCAAGGCCGTCCGGCTGCTGGAGGGGTTGGCTGGAGATCGGGCCCGTGCGGAGGTTGCCTCGCCGTGGACCGCCGCCCGGGCTTCCGCCGAGTGAGGCTTCATCTATTCCGCCCTGAGCGCCTCGCTGGGATCGACCTTGAGGATCCTCTTTGAGGGAATATAGGCCGCCACCCAGGCCGCCAGGGCCAAGGAAAGCGTAAAGGCCAGGTAGGCGCCCGCGTTCAGCTCGACGATGCCGAACAGGTAGCTTTCCATCAGCCTTCCCAATCCCCAGGCCATGGGCAGTCCGATGACCAGTCCCACGACGACCAGGCTGAGGGCGCTGATCAGGCTCGAGCGCAGGACGCTGCGGGCCGAAGCCCCCAGGGCCATGCGGATGCCGAACTCCTGGCTGCGGCTGGAGACGGTGTAGGCCATGACGCCATAGATGCCCACCAGCGAAAGCAGCAAAGCGATGGCGCCGAAAACGCTCATCAGTCCGGCTGCCGCCGACACGGGGTAAATGTGCTCGGATAGAGATGTGCTTTGGCTGCGGGCTTGAAAGATGGGCAGGTCGGAGTCCAGCTCTCTGAATTTGGTCCGCACGGCCGGCAGCACCTCCAGAGGGTCCTTGCGCACCCGCAAGGCGAGTGACATTTGAGCCGAGGGCGACTGTTGCAGGGGCACGTAGAAAGTAGCCGTGGGCGTCGTCTCCTCCCAGGAGTGACGCACGTCCCCCACCACTCCGATCACCGTCAGCCACTCCCCGTCGCGGACCCGGAATCTCTTCCCCAGCGGATCTCCCTGGGGCCAAGCGGTCTGGGCCATGCGGGCGCTGACCACGGCCACCGGACGCGCTTCTGCTTCCATCCCCGGACGGAACGTCCTGCCCTCCATCAAATCGATGTCCAAGGTGCGGAAGTAATCGGATGACGCTACCCGATAGGAAGCCGTAGGCCAGCGGCGGGCGTCAGTAGGCGGATTTCCCTCGACTTCGAAGGCCCGCGTCCAGCCGCTGTTGGAAGCCGGCAGGAAGTTGACCGCCGCCGCCAATTCAACCGAAGGCAGGGCGGCGAG from Acidobacteriota bacterium carries:
- a CDS encoding prenyltransferase/squalene oxidase repeat-containing protein; this encodes MTQIALSPSLSSAGRKVRRRIDAIEQGWPSATSLQKGGKDAPLTIYDCYPYLFAELFPDIDADRLEDFAVACRLLASAITLEDRLADGSLSRRRQPVMLFRGRAMRFEAVGLLRRLFPEDSAFWPRYLAYDSELINSSLEEARFAWGERPWSEYSEDLAKRLMIGKNAPARIVPAGLSELAGDETRLPALIRAVDHFNFAVQVFDDLEDIKDDLREGVPTLMSRRVLPNGPPAGLQGQEREEWLERQARRIYYEGHAARVLGQGIDSLDAALAELKDGPGLQWQEMVETMKAHYSALLQDIQRIIDSNIRQSRLRPSLEVEYPSSDNRWDHLAHLALRYIIDHWKRGLGEIVHHFELSSLEHMGEDSAIQSGDVFQRAILCDALCDADQLLGGQLADAVDFERRYLVSRRRRDGVGGWAYFPDWRFMPPDADTLGQILQVLLRSGARRRIEELCGEPLRVLFEENMNEQGLFDTWIIPADGRSPLQEKQAQLARGDYWAGADPEVMANILYPLFLYDPQKYGWAIEKGAAYMESRQKEDGSWDSKWYDDHYYAAYVIMRFLNVAAPASASLAASADFLRRSQRDDGGWSTRERGESDALSTALALLGLSLAPQHSRTREDARRAWRAWGFLESQVCGRGRWPACPFLVTVRPLESGERLVDIYQSKLITTAYVMKAALAWRSLAQQQPEQATEAGQTAAAAG
- a CDS encoding nucleotide disphospho-sugar-binding domain-containing protein, whose product is MRFLFASLSSHGFLYPALGMARALERRGHQCALVTGRSLESEARKAEIERIPRGDKDGESFEVPLWMNPLSVAMQILHVEYAVKRFQPDVLVGQQLTLGPMIASRRNDLPLAIIGLMTYPYPYLRGDEALSPEYKHRLSWRHGDVLQTLNEARATFSLAPESAQPHSSPLLGDLFLLRSLPALEVNPQGLPEHVHMVGDLLWHPPIEGDSELEDWLGAIRDRRCVYVQHGRVFGLPGFWKEFVQAMRKSGLTAAVAASRMDFDLGDYPQDFLVRPHLPQHLVLARSRTVVSSANTTVTLGALRAGVPSLQIPSGSEQPDVAECCRRRGLSLTLADDQLNPQGLKEALHRLGREPRFQEACQSMSREMSAYQGRRKAVRLLEGLAGDRARAEVASPWTAARASAE